The proteins below come from a single Nitrospirota bacterium genomic window:
- the hscB gene encoding Fe-S protein assembly co-chaperone HscB: protein MSKKGACMVHDDSEHDHDNDGRKVKCLSCGSPYEGFFCFDCHSLLSFSGDMDYFTMLEVEKRPVIDTNLLKENFLKLSENVHPDRYYNSSRDVQELALKSSSLLNKAYSTLKDPKERIRYLISLENDREAPVSKHASAETMEFFIEASDVCNKIDKFAKEKDRDEKTRQDHLKKLNELKEETGSKWEGVLREIAALDKEWLSDSNDSRKLKVRRLTILSHELSYLSKLQTLIDELIVAIS, encoded by the coding sequence GTGAGCAAAAAAGGAGCATGTATGGTACATGACGACTCAGAACATGATCATGATAATGACGGCAGGAAGGTAAAATGCCTGTCTTGCGGAAGTCCCTATGAGGGTTTCTTCTGCTTTGACTGTCATTCACTCCTTTCCTTCTCCGGAGATATGGACTATTTTACAATGCTGGAGGTTGAGAAGAGGCCTGTTATAGATACAAACTTGTTGAAAGAGAATTTCCTGAAATTGAGCGAGAATGTCCATCCTGACAGGTATTATAATTCCTCCCGTGATGTACAGGAACTTGCACTGAAATCGTCGTCCTTACTCAATAAGGCATATTCGACTTTAAAAGATCCTAAAGAACGGATAAGATACCTTATAAGCCTGGAAAACGACAGGGAGGCGCCTGTATCAAAGCATGCTTCAGCAGAGACAATGGAGTTTTTTATTGAGGCCAGCGATGTATGCAACAAAATAGATAAATTTGCAAAGGAAAAGGACAGAGATGAAAAAACAAGGCAGGATCATCTTAAGAAATTAAATGAGCTTAAGGAAGAAACCGGGAGCAAGTGGGAAGGTGTATTGAGGGAGATCGCGGCGCTGGATAAGGAATGGCTTTCTGACTCAAATGACAGCAGGAAATTAAAGGTACGCCGGCTGACAATATTGTCGCACGAACTCTCCTATCTATCCAAACTGCAGACTTTGATTGATGAGCTGATAGTAGCAATTAGTTAA